From a single Nostoc edaphicum CCNP1411 genomic region:
- the cas2 gene encoding CRISPR-associated endonuclease Cas2 — MYIVVSYDIPEDKRRTKIHSVLKSYGQWMQLSVFECDITSTQYAKLRSRLAKLIKPDTDSVRFYFLCGCCERKVERIGGEQPRDETIFFAESTSR; from the coding sequence TCAGCTACGACATTCCAGAAGATAAGCGTCGGACTAAAATCCATTCGGTTTTGAAGTCTTACGGACAATGGATGCAACTGAGTGTGTTTGAGTGCGATATCACTTCTACTCAGTATGCTAAACTGCGATCGCGTTTAGCTAAATTAATCAAACCTGACACTGATAGCGTGCGCTTTTATTTTCTCTGTGGCTGTTGTGAGCGAAAAGTTGAGCGTATTGGCGGAGAACAGCCACGGGACGAAACAATTTTCTTTGCTGAGTCAACTTCTAGATAG